The DNA window CTACTGGGATAATAACAATAGtattaaacatattaaagaatattattttttcatattctgGTGGTTTTCTCCAAAAGTGACAATCGCAGGGGTTACAACAggagctggatcacccaggttcactgatgaaagggtattttctccagacttgaagagctttaataaatcaggcccaatgtgtctttttttcaatctatCTTTGCTAGTATGTAAAGAATAGTTTTATGAGGGATATGAAAAAAGTAGAGCTGTGTACAGGGGGAACCTACACACAAACTTGATCCAGAGGAACCCCTTTGAAAACCCCGTCAATAGTAAGCCATTGGGAAGTGACACCATGACAGGTAACGCCATGGGGAACCTAAGAACAAACTTTTTACTGTGCAGTCTATTAGAAATCTCGGGACCCGACGTCCTGCTTTACCACAGGGCTTTTaggtggatttttaaaaaaagcttttttttttgacagagatTAGAATTATAACTCCCTTTCACCTTAAAATAAAAGCTACTGTAAAACAAAAGGCAGTAAAGTGAAGGCATTTGTTAAACATCTCCATTTTTTATGTGGCTATGGCaacttttgtataaatatttgtgttttttatagcaactcttttacatttatttgaagcctagtattttattagtagacattttccaaaatattttatgacCTTGTGCAAAAAGCagactgtatatttatatttccacatttttaaatctttaattggAATTTCAAAGTAcatctttataaacatttttttctcaatgcACAATACAAATGGGAGATCTCTTCTCTCTAAATACTAGCTATTTGCCTTAATTGAAAAGACAGCCGTTTTGCTACATGTTCAATATTCATGAGAATGTAGATTAGTTTAAATTTGTGACGTCACACTGGTGAATGTCCCATTGTAGTCACCATCAGTGAACGTAGGATGAACATTCCATGAACTCACAAACGTTTTACATGTGggtttttgtgtgtatatatgcaaTATCAGGCAGCATAGTAGTTGTGTTTTCATACACACATGAAAATGCCTCTTGTTTAAAGTGGAATATTGCCTAGAGGCAGACACAGGCTGCAAAAACCccttatacaaaaatgtattacaagctCTTGCTGCTCATGAGTGGCTTCAAGCTGTAAGGTTCCCTCCAccttttatttcttctgtttGCTCAAAATTATAGTAGAACTCTGGGAAACATCAAAATGACACATATGCTACGCTCTGTCACTAGCATTAACATTCATTACAGTCACCCGGTAACatagttttattatctgttgacCCTGCTGGTAGGTCAGTTATTCTTCCACTTCTTGTGACATTGCTGATTATTCTATAGTGAAAtagcacagaaatatttttactaaGAGGTATACTTAATCATCATCGTGAGTAAAAGACGACCATTTCATGAATCCCTTGAAGTGTTCTCTGAATTGTTGGTTTGTCCCAACTCCTGAAACTCTCACATTACCCCTGAATAGTGTAgcctctccaagtctggagaggatacacttttatcactgaatCTGCAtgatccagaaagcctggaatacatttcttaaaagtattttgatattttttagcaaatgttttcaatccaggtttcaggatcacccagcttcactgatgaaagtgtatcctctccagccttaaagagctttattaaatcaaagccATTGCCAGACAGCTTGGCCCATTTCAGTATATAGTGAAACATATTTCTGCAGGCATGTTAAGAAGGAAACAAAATATGGATCTTTAACAAATATACTGGGCAAACATTTgttcacaagattttggagtgtttGTGTGAGAATTTGTGCTCATTTGGCCAAaagaggtcaggtactgatgatagATGAGAAGACCTAGCTTACATTCAGCATTGCAATTGATCCCAAAGGTTttcagtagagttgaggtcagggctctatgCAGAGCACTCAAGTTCCTCTGGACCAAACTGGATAAATCATGTGTTTATGGAGCCGTCTTGGTGCACATGGGTACAGAAAATGGGTTTCCCCAACCTGCTGTCACAATGATTGAAATGCATAATTGTGTAAATGTTTGCTGTAACAATAACATTACActtcattgaaaaacaaaaactcagtGATTCTGAGGATGTCCACATTGTTATCtgtattcattgatttttttttactgtatatgtttctgGCACATCTACATACAACTTCTTTTTTTCAGGCGAGCAAAACTACGACTATATTTGGAGCAGCTGAAGCAGCTTGTGCCCCTTGGGCCAGATAGCAACCGACACACCACTCTTAGCCTCTTAAAAAGAGCAAAAATGCACATTAAGGTGGGTTCACGTGGCCGGTTTcccttatattttactttatcatGATGTTTACAAATAATTTCTACCAAataagtttaaagttttttttatcagctgttatgaaggaaaaataaaaacgtaTTGTTTCCACAGAAACCCAATGAGCTAATATTTTCTGCCTGGTTCTCCTCGACCTATGGTATGGACAGGAGGAGAGggggttgttttattttttagttctggCACGTTTTCTGTTCAAATGTAACAAACCTGCTTCTTCATAGATACAGTTCCATTGCTGGCACTGTGATCatcataggtaaaaaaaagaagaaagaaaacaaatgcagccaccacatctgcaATATGTTAGTTTTATGTTTGTGGGTTACTAAAGCACAACATCTAAGGTGTATGATTTACTATATTATCACCTCCTCCTCCCATGCTGCCATCATTAAAAAGCCAGAATTACCACCCAGGTAATTACCCCTGCTCAGTGTGGTTCTTTGATGAGTTCCTTACACCCCCACTGCTTTCTCCCTAACACTGCAACCAAGGAACTGCAAATATGACAAAGGCAAGCATTGGTGGTAAAACTTAAATTTAAGACCAAGTAGACTTTGCGAATGATTGCTCTAGGTCTTGAACTTAGGTTGCATGAAAGACAACCAAAGAGATATAATTGAGCCATCATTGCTAACATTGAGTCACCTGTAAGTAAAGGTGAACCTTGAAACCAAGTGAATCAGCATGGAAATTGCCACTCTTTTCAAGTTACAATAAATTGTCTTTGCAAGACAAAATACATAGATAAGCAAACACGTTTCTACAATTTTCTCTTCAGAAATTAGAAGAACAGGACCGAAAAGCTCTGAACATCAAGGAACAGCTTCAGAGAGAACATCGCTACCTCAAGCGTCGTCTAGAGCAGCTCTCTGTGCATGGGATGGAGCGCATGCGCACAGATAGTATGGGCTCTATTATATCTACTGATTCTGAACAAGGTGAGCTGGATTCTGCAAACACCGGAGGTCATCCCGAAGGTGATCCCAAAAGTATGATGGAGAAAACCTGCTGTCAGAGGGGGAAACATAACACTGAGCTATTTGCTGGTTGTTAGATCGCACATGATGTGCAACATAGAAGAAGTGTTTAATGTGCACTAAAGTTTCTGCAATATTCATTTAGCTCATGTACTTGTGATCTCGTTCTCTGTGAAAGTGAATGGAGGCTGCCATCCCTTTAGAAAGCTTGTTTACCTATGTAAAATACCAATAGCTGTAGCGCTGTACGAATTATGTGTTACAAGCAAGGGTAAATAATACaagtatgtaaaatttgtacatACAGCTAcaatgagactgatttattaaagagaagatagactatcatggaataaCCTAGGTGATCTTGGAAAATTTTTATACCTggattgccaactaatagcaaatgatttttaagaaatcaactccaggtttcctggatcaccctgGGTCTCTAATGATAATCTTATCCTCTCATGACTGTTTTCCTAATCAAtacccaaaacatttattttaaagttatggattccaaaaacatgcagttaggttaattgcccccccccccaaaaaaaaaaaaaaaatgaccttaaactgtattaaagacatatgactttagtaggactttaggttgtgagcccctttcaggaacaactagtgacataactatggattttgtacagcgctgcatattatgccggcgctaaataaatactgtgtgataagaatattaatataaatatattggggTAAGGCTAGAACCATTGGATTAGAGCAGGTTTTACTGCTCTATGGCCTTAACTGGACAAGTAGTGAGGGAAAATCTGAAACACATTAAAAGCTGACAAAGTTTCTGGCATTttggcatttaatttttttttattggctgtgtAGCTGTTAGAGAATTTTTCCCTTCCTTGATCTGACTTTTCTCTCCAAAGAAGCCCCTTACCATGGTAAAACCTCCTaggagttctaatccttccccactctatcctaAACTAACAGGCAGCCAGTGCTGAGACTTGCAGAGAAAAGTCGTATTTGGGTAGTAAGAGAAAGGGTAAAGGGGGTAGGTACAAAGTTCTCTTTTGTAATGTGTGTACACTAGAGGGCTGCAGAAGATTTAAATGAGGGTTCAAAAAAATTTTGTAGTGGCCAGGTGGGGAAAGATGTGAAAAAAGGTTCCATCTACCGTGCCtgtgtttcattattattttgttcttttcctCCCCCTCCACAGAAGTAGACATTGAAGGCATGGAATTTACACCAGGAGAAGTGGACAGTATTGGAAGTGCCAGCGATGTGGATGACCACTACAGTCTGCAAAGCAGCTCCAGCGACAGCGGCTATACACATTCCCTGAGACTAAATTCTAGTCTCTTATAGTGGCCAAATTACTGGACCAACTCAGGACCATCAAGCTGAAGGCACTTACatctggaaaacaaaacaaaaaaaacgttaaaaaaaattaaaagaaaagaaaacaacacaaaaagttAACTGCCACTCAGCCAGGACTGCCGAATCTAAGTCTTTCAAGGAGAGTTCTTGCTGAGGAGGCCCCCTCCATTTCAACCACAGCACGAGAGATTCTCGACACAATGCTCTGATGGCGTTCTGTGCTGTGACTCGATGGGGTGGATGTTGACAAAGAGAGTTGACAACTCAATGAAAGCCCAATTATTTGCAGTCATATCATTCCATTGCTAAGTATTACACGGAGATACAGAGAGACGCAGGTCAGATATTTTTTGATTAACAGAGATCATTTAGTTTTAAGAATAAAGTAGAATTTGTACATGCCCGTCGAATTTACTAGTTagacataacaaaattaaaagatTATGAGTTCTATGAAGAACAGGCAATAGTTTTATCAGTGTCAGTATTTCAAACACTTGGCGTTTGCAAAGCAAGAAAGAGCGCAAAGTTCCTTTAACGTTTTGAAATTTCACGTCTGTACCATATAgtgaagagagagagggagagttCTTAGTCTATTCTGTGTTTATTGTCCCTCGTTGTACATCACCTGATGAAAATGTGGCTTATTATGGTCATGATGAAGGAGGCCAAAGTATCACATTAAGTAGGTGGTCTACCGGGAAAATGAGCAATGCTGCatctaaataactttttatatatgcAGAATAGTTTCtatatgctgttttttatttgtttctcccATGAGGAACCAAAAATTAGGGCACAGTCATCTTCTGGCTTTGTTCCATTGGTCGTATGGTCCTGAACCTGTAGTGATTGGGTGAAAGAGGTCACCTGCTCAAAAGAGGTGCAGCGAAAGAGGTGGAGCGGAAGAGGTGGCATTGGGGGGAAGGTGACAGTTCAACCATTTTTACCAGGTTGGTGCCAATGCTGATGTACCTCCTGTAGATTTATCAGAAATGGACACCAGCAGGTATATTTAGGGAACCTTAGCTACCTGCCTGCTGgtacttgttcttttttaagtGCTGAAAAGTAGAACGCGCACTTAATAGTATTTAcctcttaggctgggtacacacgttcagtaattgtcaatggaaagggtctttcacgatcctttccaacgacaaaagactgaacacaGCATGAACGatcgctgtacatacagcaccgttctgctctatggagagggggagaacaacggggctgtaccccactgcactctctccccatAACTTCCATTTCGATTGTTCGTAGTGGATCGGCCGGaatggatgacgagcgctgtacacatgccagattcccatccgatattagccctgaatatatgacgagaatcatctgacgtgtgtacgtagccttagacatTACTACCGCCTCAAAAATGTAGGCACTATCAGGAACTTTTGCGATGCCCCTTCTACTTGGCTCCTTGGACTTCTCTGTgcctgtattcatttttttaagcttcaTTAGACCTTAAATTTGTCTCCTGCCTACATTGGcattgttgaaattttttttggtaCCATTGGcgcaaaaaaagatattttccagGCACCAAGGCTTCCTGGATCATAGGATTTTTCCAGCCCAGTTCTAAGTCTACGGCCAGCTAAGAACGTACTTTCACTACCTATAGCTGGGTTCCCTGTCAGGATATTTGTATATGTTGCACTGGAGGTTATCACCTGttacatgttttatttcctgtattgTATTTTGATATCACATTATTTCTGTCATTATTTGCTGCAGCATTGAAGGGATGTCTGGGTTTCCCCCTCTACTCAGAAGTACTCAATGACCACCAATCTAGTGTGAAACAGACTGTTGTCACATGGCACAAATCCTCTCCTCTCTTCTGAATGGCGAGTCAGGTGAAATTAAGAAtagtttgttttctgtttaatcTTTCAGCTATTACTGCATTTTTACTGAAGGTATGGCTTGCAGCTGCAGCGTGTTTCCTCAGCACACGTTTCAATgtctaggaaaaaaagaaaaaaattttaggaaaaaaaatcatgctgtgaAACGGcactgtttattttgtatactttaaatatgTATCTATGAGAATTGTAGCAATACTATGAAGTCCATAGTCTAGTTTTATTTGTGTAACACAGCCTCATTTCTCTTGTGAAGTCCGTCAGAGAAAGGCATGCTCGGCAAAGAGAATCAGGTGACCagataaagtgtacctgttgttTAGATACAGCTTTGGTagccatttttttcaatatattatagCCCAT is part of the Pyxicephalus adspersus chromosome 3, UCB_Pads_2.0, whole genome shotgun sequence genome and encodes:
- the MXD4 gene encoding max dimerization protein 4 isoform X1 yields the protein MELNSLLILLEAAEYLERRDREAEHGYASVLPFDSDYSLKKTKAASLNRKSQNNRSSHNELEKHRRAKLRLYLEQLKQLVPLGPDSNRHTTLSLLKRAKMHIKKLEEQDRKALNIKEQLQREHRYLKRRLEQLSVHGMERMRTDSMGSIISTDSEQEVDIEGMEFTPGEVDSIGSASDVDDHYSLQSSSSDSGYTHSLRLNSSLL